The following are encoded together in the Vibrio zhugei genome:
- the zntR gene encoding Zn(2+)-responsive transcriptional regulator, with translation MFQIGKLAKRCDVSTDTLRFYEKHGLIVPAGRSESGYRLYNEENQHQVLFILKAKAVGLSLDDIKELLDIRLEVTEHSCAEVKAITTAKLQLIDHKLQELERIRHALKKINDACCGKTEQDASHCSILAALE, from the coding sequence ATGTTTCAGATTGGTAAATTAGCAAAACGGTGCGATGTGTCGACCGACACGCTGAGGTTCTACGAAAAGCACGGTTTGATCGTGCCAGCTGGGCGCAGTGAATCAGGATATCGCTTGTATAACGAGGAGAATCAACATCAAGTCTTGTTTATTTTAAAAGCGAAGGCCGTAGGGCTGAGTTTGGATGACATTAAAGAGTTATTGGATATCCGTTTAGAGGTGACGGAACACAGCTGCGCAGAAGTGAAAGCCATCACGACGGCGAAGCTTCAGTTGATCGACCATAAGTTGCAAGAGCTTGAGCGTATTCGTCATGCCTTAAAAAAAATTAATGATGCATGCTGCGGAAAAACTGAGCAGGATGCGAGTCATTGTTCGATTTTGGCGGCGTTAGAGTAG
- a CDS encoding methylated-DNA--[protein]-cysteine S-methyltransferase, with product MSVIHIEFYKHPYAEFVLGSYQNQLCLCDFRYRKLRDTVDNRIKQGLNAEFIEQTDEILEITKQQLCEYFQGERTNFNLPLLTVGTPFQKSVWQALQNVPYGHTTSYGDLAKQLGQPTAFRAVANANGANAHAIIIPCHRVIASNGGLGGYGGGVPLKQKLLALETRLL from the coding sequence ATGTCAGTCATTCATATTGAGTTTTATAAACACCCGTATGCTGAGTTCGTCCTCGGCAGTTATCAAAACCAACTGTGTTTGTGTGATTTTCGTTATCGTAAATTACGGGATACCGTCGATAACCGAATCAAACAAGGCTTGAATGCTGAGTTCATTGAACAAACTGATGAGATCTTGGAAATCACCAAACAGCAACTTTGTGAATATTTCCAAGGAGAACGCACCAACTTTAACTTGCCATTGCTCACCGTCGGAACCCCTTTTCAGAAATCGGTCTGGCAAGCGCTACAAAACGTCCCGTACGGGCATACCACCTCTTATGGCGATCTTGCCAAGCAACTAGGTCAACCCACTGCCTTTCGAGCCGTTGCCAACGCCAATGGCGCGAATGCACATGCCATTATTATTCCGTGTCACCGTGTGATTGCCAGCAATGGCGGTCTAGGCGGTTATGGTGGTGGCGTGCCGCTGAAACAAAAACTGCTCGCATTGGAAACCCGTTTACTCTAA
- a CDS encoding sugar porter family MFS transporter yields the protein MLNYNILITVAASLAGLLFGLDIGLISGALPFITSEWGISIHQQEWIVSTMMLGATLGSISNNWLSSLLGRKRSLMWGGLIFAIGTIGCTLSTNIDVMLVFRVVQGFAIGIASFAAPLYLSEMSDKAVRGRRIATYQLMVTVGILAAFLSDTWFAQTGNWRMMFAVLLIPTAILVISVYFMPRSPRWLASRGYVQEAQKVLLSLRIDERAASQEYQEIVASLKIKQSGFALFKANKNFRRSVGLGLILQFMQQFTGMNILMYYSPKIFEMAGFTSKMEQMFSTVLVGVAFVLATFIAIGMADSWGRKPALKIGFTVMGAGMFCLGLLLKFVLTGDAPVYFSYLAVLTSIVCICGYAMSAAPMVWILCSEVQPLKGRDFGIACSTTMNWIANMVLGATFLSLLNGIGTAQTFWLYAGCNIVFVLVTVLMVPETKGITLESIEANLMSGKKLRDIGISSDDKLGEHSAVQSPRL from the coding sequence ATGTTAAATTACAATATTCTGATTACGGTGGCAGCTTCCTTAGCTGGACTGTTATTTGGTTTAGACATTGGACTCATCTCTGGCGCGCTGCCCTTTATTACCTCAGAGTGGGGGATTTCGATTCATCAGCAAGAGTGGATTGTCAGCACCATGATGTTAGGTGCGACCTTGGGCTCTATTTCGAATAACTGGTTGTCTTCTCTTCTCGGACGTAAACGCAGTTTGATGTGGGGTGGACTGATTTTTGCCATTGGCACCATCGGTTGTACGCTATCCACCAATATTGACGTGATGTTGGTTTTCCGTGTCGTACAAGGTTTTGCTATTGGTATCGCGTCTTTTGCTGCGCCGTTATATTTATCGGAAATGTCTGATAAAGCGGTACGTGGCCGCCGCATCGCGACCTATCAATTAATGGTGACGGTTGGCATTTTGGCGGCATTTCTTTCCGATACTTGGTTTGCGCAAACGGGTAACTGGCGCATGATGTTTGCTGTCTTGTTGATTCCGACTGCGATCTTGGTGATCTCGGTATATTTTATGCCGCGCTCGCCTCGCTGGTTGGCTTCGCGTGGCTATGTGCAAGAAGCACAAAAGGTTCTGTTATCCCTGCGTATCGATGAACGTGCAGCAAGCCAAGAATATCAAGAAATTGTGGCGAGCCTTAAGATCAAACAATCCGGTTTTGCCTTATTTAAAGCCAATAAAAACTTCCGCCGCAGTGTGGGACTTGGCCTGATTCTTCAGTTCATGCAGCAATTTACCGGTATGAATATTTTGATGTATTACTCGCCAAAAATCTTCGAAATGGCGGGCTTTACCAGCAAGATGGAACAAATGTTCAGTACGGTTTTGGTTGGGGTAGCATTTGTTCTTGCGACCTTCATTGCCATTGGTATGGCCGATAGCTGGGGTCGTAAACCGGCCTTGAAAATTGGCTTTACCGTGATGGGTGCGGGCATGTTTTGCCTAGGTTTATTACTGAAATTTGTGTTAACTGGCGATGCTCCGGTCTATTTCTCTTACCTGGCCGTGTTGACGTCAATCGTCTGTATTTGTGGTTATGCCATGAGCGCCGCGCCGATGGTGTGGATTTTGTGTTCAGAAGTGCAGCCATTGAAAGGACGTGATTTTGGGATTGCTTGTTCTACGACCATGAACTGGATTGCTAACATGGTGTTAGGTGCAACCTTCCTAAGCTTATTGAACGGCATTGGTACCGCCCAAACATTCTGGTTATATGCGGGCTGCAATATCGTGTTTGTACTGGTGACCGTATTAATGGTTCCGGAAACCAAAGGGATTACATTGGAATCGATTGAAGCCAATTTGATGTCTGGTAAAAAGCTGAGAGATATTGGAATTTCTTCCGATGACAAGCTTGGCGAGCACTCGGCGGTACAATCGCCTCGTCTATAA
- a CDS encoding LysR family transcriptional regulator codes for MVSLPPLYALRAFEVAVRYGSFRQAAEVLHVTPGAVSRHIKTLEEWFGAPLFVRNGPKVTVSEQGDLFAQQITQGFLQLETACEQLKTQRYDLRLKGPSTLTIRWLLNALKYLDEKNSSLQVQLSSVWMEVDHVDFRVEPYDCAILLGNGDFGDNTTSALLFEEWLIPVCAPGVVNDAQSNLADCHLIHPTGDRRDWQYWLGKTHHTPRPDVGRGIVFDTLEQGNMAAMGGHGVSISDLRLSIPLVTAGLLEFPFSTATCTGDGYYLVWPTDSHHQESIVQLQAFLMQQLPPDIPDTMTLIGM; via the coding sequence ATGGTTTCGTTACCTCCTTTATACGCATTACGGGCATTTGAGGTGGCTGTGCGTTATGGCTCGTTTCGTCAGGCCGCAGAAGTCTTACATGTCACACCTGGAGCGGTGAGTCGTCATATTAAAACATTAGAAGAGTGGTTTGGCGCCCCGTTGTTTGTTCGAAATGGACCCAAAGTAACGGTGTCTGAACAGGGGGATCTATTTGCTCAACAAATTACACAAGGTTTTTTACAACTTGAAACCGCTTGTGAGCAATTAAAAACTCAGCGTTATGATTTACGCTTAAAGGGACCATCGACCCTTACCATTCGTTGGTTACTCAATGCATTAAAATACTTAGATGAGAAAAACTCATCATTGCAGGTTCAGCTTTCCAGTGTATGGATGGAGGTTGACCACGTGGATTTTCGAGTGGAACCTTATGATTGCGCCATTTTGTTGGGGAACGGCGATTTTGGTGACAATACGACATCGGCTTTGCTGTTTGAGGAGTGGTTGATTCCTGTATGTGCACCGGGGGTGGTGAACGATGCGCAGAGCAATCTGGCGGATTGTCATTTGATTCATCCGACCGGAGATCGTCGTGACTGGCAGTATTGGCTGGGAAAAACGCATCATACCCCGCGACCCGATGTAGGCAGGGGAATCGTTTTTGATACGTTAGAGCAAGGCAATATGGCGGCGATGGGCGGTCATGGTGTTTCTATTAGTGATTTAAGACTATCGATTCCGTTAGTGACAGCAGGGCTGCTTGAATTCCCTTTTTCAACGGCCACTTGTACTGGTGATGGGTATTATCTTGTGTGGCCAACAGACAGCCACCACCAAGAAAGTATCGTACAATTACAGGCCTTTCTTATGCAACAACTGCCTCCAGATATTCCAGATACCATGACGTTGATCGGAATGTAG
- a CDS encoding LysE family translocator: MLYLTFAISVALLIVSPGPMVSLIIAESRNQLPKATILGALLSAQILLLLSLTAIINAFSFNENLLKIGQLIGGGYLIYVAVMSYFSSLDTEQVDNVKSRFFKAIKIGLSNPKDILFFIAFLPNFISLNDNYVLHSATLMVIWLIIDLSIMLGYSYFARKIFAYQFGQMFISKVPCVTMILFGLMAVYTGAHSLLF, translated from the coding sequence ATGCTCTATCTGACGTTCGCGATTTCAGTTGCTTTACTGATTGTTTCCCCGGGACCGATGGTCAGCTTGATTATTGCAGAATCACGCAACCAACTCCCTAAAGCCACCATCCTTGGAGCTCTGCTGTCTGCACAGATTTTGCTGCTTCTCAGCTTAACCGCGATTATTAACGCCTTTTCATTCAATGAAAATCTGTTAAAAATAGGACAATTAATTGGAGGGGGGTATCTGATCTATGTTGCGGTGATGTCTTACTTTTCGTCTTTGGACACGGAGCAAGTCGATAACGTCAAAAGCCGCTTTTTCAAAGCAATCAAGATTGGTCTATCCAATCCCAAAGATATTCTGTTCTTTATCGCCTTTCTGCCCAATTTTATTTCATTGAATGATAACTACGTTCTGCATTCAGCAACGCTCATGGTGATATGGCTCATTATTGATCTCTCTATCATGCTGGGGTACAGCTATTTTGCACGCAAGATTTTTGCTTACCAATTCGGCCAAATGTTTATCAGCAAGGTTCCCTGTGTCACGATGATATTATTTGGACTGATGGCGGTATACACGGGCGCTCATTCGCTCCTTTTTTAA
- a CDS encoding tetratricopeptide repeat protein — protein MKIYHGYMITLLGLWSNLSLATPLNTPLSQLQHQWAVCEYQIKGEDSKQSCFQDLVDEEQQHLTLHPNNPDLNIAFAINLASLANVSSTSDALSLIKQAKTRLEALKNTTSGQRHTAVLVTLGALYYRAPGWPISFGDDDKAGVLLAEAIKLSPDDITAHYFYGDFLAEQGQTQQAINVLKQGLQIETHHVQPLVVQGRKQDIQRLLSTLQD, from the coding sequence ATGAAGATATACCATGGCTACATGATAACGCTGTTGGGATTGTGGTCTAATCTCTCTTTGGCTACACCACTCAACACCCCCCTCAGTCAATTACAGCATCAGTGGGCCGTGTGTGAATATCAAATCAAGGGCGAAGACTCTAAACAGTCTTGCTTTCAAGACCTGGTTGATGAAGAGCAACAACATCTCACTTTGCATCCTAATAATCCCGATCTCAACATCGCATTCGCGATCAACCTCGCCTCTTTAGCAAACGTATCAAGCACTTCGGACGCTTTATCTCTTATCAAGCAAGCGAAAACACGGCTGGAAGCACTGAAAAACACCACCAGCGGACAACGACATACGGCGGTACTCGTCACGTTAGGCGCCCTATATTATCGTGCGCCCGGTTGGCCAATCAGTTTTGGGGATGATGATAAAGCGGGGGTGTTACTCGCAGAAGCGATAAAACTCAGTCCTGACGATATTACGGCGCATTATTTTTATGGTGACTTTCTTGCTGAGCAAGGCCAAACGCAGCAAGCCATTAATGTGTTAAAACAAGGGCTTCAGATCGAGACTCATCATGTGCAGCCATTAGTGGTGCAAGGGAGAAAACAAGATATTCAGCGTTTACTCAGCACGCTGCAAGATTGA